From the genome of Cryptococcus tetragattii IND107 chromosome 8, whole genome shotgun sequence, one region includes:
- a CDS encoding U1 small nuclear ribonucleoprotein C, with protein sequence MGKYYCDYCDIYLTHDSMNARKAHNSGRNHVANVRDYFAGLGGNQAQSLIDQIIQQHESGGRNQMMMAPSMRLGAGFMNPLATQPGYPGPPPPGSFPSFPPAAGAPPFRPPFPPSSAPGAPPPTMPPFLPPNASTGAGMGSTPPFPPNTASPNPGMPPFRPPMGMGMPPAPAQAQGSPMGMPQQGQQGTFTPAQEVPQGAGAGIHPDRLRMLGQ encoded by the exons ATGGGAAAATATTATTGCGACTATTGCGATAT CTACCTCACGCACGACTCTATGAACGCCCGCAAAGCGCACAATTCGGGTCGTAATCACGTCGCCAACGTCCGAGACTACTTTGCCGGCCTGGGTGGGAACCAGGCGCAAAGTCTGATTGACCAGATTATCCAGCAGCACGAAAGCGGGGGTAGAaatcagatgatgatggcgcCGAGTATGCGATTAGGTGCAGGATTCATGAACCCCTTGGCTACTCAGCCTG GATACCCCGGcccccctcctcccggATCattcccctctttccccccTGCAGCTGGTGCACCGCCCTTCCGCCCTCCATTCCCTCCATCCTCGGCACCCGGTGCTCCTCCCCCTACCATGCCACCTTTTCTCCCTCCCAACGCTTCCACCGGTGCCGGTATGGGCAGTACACCCCCATTCCCACCTAACACAGCTTCACCAAACCCCGGTATGCCGCCGTTCAGACCGCcgatggggatggggatgccTCCTGCTCCCGCTCAAGCACAAGGATCACCGATGGGGATGCCGCAGCAGGGACAGCAAGGAACATTTACACCGGCACAAGAGGTTCCTCAAGGGGCTGGGGCGGGTATACATCCTGATCgattgaggatgttggGACAATAG